Part of the Pedobacter sp. MC2016-14 genome is shown below.
AATTTCCTTCTTCTTTTGCTAAGGCTAAAGTTAGGAGCGTGATTTTAACCGGTGAAGCTTACTTTGAAATTGCCAGGGACAAGTATCATCCATTTATTGTTAAAAGTAATGGGCAGGAAATTAAAGTACTGGGTACTCATTTTAATGTGAACAGTTACAGCGATCGTGAAATTACAAAAACAACCTTGTTGGAAGGGAGCGTAAGAATTAACGAAAACACCTTGATCAAACCTGGCGAGCAGGCAACCGGTTCCGGTAGTAACATTAAAGTAGCACAAGCCGACACAGAGGAAGCTATAGCCTGGAAAAATGGGTATTTTAAATTTAATGAAAACCTGGAAAGCATCATGAACAAAGTAGGCCGATGGTATAATGCTGAAATTATCTATCAGTTTAAACCGGATCCTGCACTTACATTTTCAGGAAAAATATCGCGGTCAAAAAACCTGTCTGATGTGTTAAAAATGATTGAATTTAATGGAGATGTACACTTTAAAGTTGAAGGAAGGAGGATTACCATAATGAAGTAACAACTACTTAAAATGGTAATGCTTAGATGAAGGCCGGGTGTGCGATCAACACCCCCAGCCAATGGTCAGCATTATGTTAACAAAGTATCTTATCCCAATATTAACTAAACAACCAAAAACAAATGTATAAAATTTATACCAATAGAAGGGGTATGCCATGGGGGTATGTCCATAAATTACTGCTAATTATGCGACTGACCACCGTTTTCTTAATAGCTACAATGATGCAGGTAAGTGCGGGTACCTATGCGCAGAAAATTACCCTCCACAAAAAGAATGTACCACTTAGCCAGGTCATAAATGACATTAGAGAGCAGAGCGGATATGATTTCTTTTACAGCAACAAGTTACTAAACAATGCAAAGCTGGTTAGTATCGATGTAAAGGATGCATCGTTAGCGGTGGTGCTGGAAATATGCTTTCGCAATCAGCCTTTAAGTTATAGCGTAGAAAACAAAGGCGTAATGCTCAAAGAAAAAACGCCTTCCCTGATTGACCGTGTGGCTGGGCTCTTAAACGCTATGGATATTCGTGGCGTGATCAGAGATGCCCAGGGAAATCCAATGGCAGGTGCTTCAGTAGTAATCAAAGGAAAAAACCAAATGGTTAAGACCAATGAAAAGGGTGAGTTTTTTATAAAAAATGCCGGGCCAAACGACATTTTAATGGTAACCTTTATTGGGTTTATTACTCAGGAAGTACTTGTTAAAGATGGCTCTGTTATGGATATTGTTCTTAAAGAACAAGTGGCATCTCTAGGAGAAGTTTCAGTATCTACGGGTTATCAGGATATCAAGAGTGCGAAAATGACAGGTGCTGTGGTCACCATTGGGTCTGAAGAGCTTGAAAAGCGTAACGTCACTAATTTGCTAAGCAATTTGGAAGGTAAAGTTCCAGGGCTGGTTTATTATAATGGCGCCACTACCATCAGGGGAATTGGTACCATGATCTCCAGTCAGTCTGTTCTGGTTGTGGTAGATGGCTTTCCGATTGAAGGTTCTGTAGCAGACATCAATCCTTACGATGTGGAAAGTGTAAACGTGCTAAAGGACGCTGCTGCTGCAGCGATATATGGGGCAAGAGCATCAAATGGGGTAATCGTTGTGACCACTAAAAAGGCAAAAGTAAAAGGGAAAACTACAGTAGATTTTTCAACTAACTACAGTTACTTTGAAAAGCCTGATTACACCAACAACAACTACATGACACCAGCAGAACAGGTAGATGTAGAAAGTAAGTTTGCCGATTATTTTTTCAGGGCCAACACCCTGGCTACTTTTGAGGCAAACATTGAAAGTGGACTTTCCATAACACCCGTACAGTATGCCTATTACCAATTTAAAAAGGGCTTAATTACTAATGCCCAATTGCAGGCTCAACTGGATGCCCTGAAGGGCAATGACTTTGCAAAAGAGTACAAAGACAATGCATTGTCTAACCGACAAATCCAGCAATACAACTTTGCGGTAAGAACCAGGGGCGAAAAATCACAATACAGTTTGGTTTTAAATTATAAAGGGGATAATTCGGGGATTATTAATGCTTACGACAGGCAGTTGAATATTTTCTTGAAAGGAAGTTACAACCTGGCCAAATGGATAGATATTGAATATGGCGTAAACACCGTAATGGGAAAAGTACGTTCGCACAACAATACCAATGCAACCAATCCTTTTAATGTGCCTGCCTACTACAGTTTATTTGATGCAACCGGTGCAAGGTCACGCTATTCATTGTCAGACTTTAATATTTACAGCAGTAACAACGCCGTTTTTGAGAGTACTGCCAATATGTATTCTGTTAAATTTAATCATTTAGATGAATTGGAACGGGATTATAACAATACTTCATCGCGTAACAGCAGGTATTATGTGAGCCTTAATATTAAACCTTTAAAAGGGTTGAGCCTGAAGCCTCAATTCCAGTATGAAGATAATTTTACAGAAACACTTGGGTATTCAGAGAAAGAAAGTTACACCATGCGCCACCTGCAAAATACCTTCTCCAGAAGAATCACTACCGGAGCAGGTGGCTTTACAAACCTGTTGCCGGTTGGAGGTAAGCTGGAAACATCCAGGACCAATAGTCCGAGTTATACCGCCCGGTTTCAGGGAAATTATGACCGGGAATTTGGGCGTCATGCCATCTCCATTATGGGGGGGACAGAGTTTAGACAAACCAGAGCAGAGCGTAAAGCAAGCGCATTATTTGGATATGTTGATCAGTTGCAATCCCAATCCAGTACCTCATTAGTTTATGAAACCTTGCGGGCTGTGACAAGTACTTTCTGGAGCACAGGCGTTTTTCCTAATGTGTATTACGGATCAGAGATCAATAGATTTGCAACCTCTGATGTCATTCACCGTTGGGCCTCGGGTTATGCCAATATCACTTATACATTAGATGGGAAGTATAATGCATTCGGCTCATTCAGGAAAGACTATGTGGACATTTACGGTGGAGCAGATAAGTTTCGTGGTCGTCCGCTTTGGTCTGCAGGTTTATCCTGGATTGCATCTGAAGAAGATTTTATCAAAAATATCAAAGCCATCAGCTATTTAAAATTGAGGACAAGTTATGGTGTTACCGGAAATGTGAACCCTGAATATACCGCCAGGCTAACGGGCACCATTGCTGGTAGCAATACCTTTACGCGGGAGCCGATAGCAAATATCCTCATTCCACCTAATGGTCTACTGCGATGGGAGCAGACTGCCACAAGCAATGTTGGATTGGATTTCGCCTTATTCGATCAACGCCTAAGAGGTAATTTTGATATATACGGGAAAAAAGGAACTGACCTTTTTGCCCGTAAAAGATTGGATGCAACGCTTGGATTTGCAAATTTGGTGATCAACAATGGAGACATGTTGAACAACGGTGTAGAACTTGGATTGAACTACGATTGGTTTAAAGCTGGTAAGGACAGTCAAATTGGCTGGGTAAGTTCTATAGTGATTAGTAAGAACAAAAACAGGATCACATCAGTAGACGAAATTGTGACCAATCCGGCTGTACTTGCCGGAAGTGGAACATTTACGATGGGCAATCCGGTTAATTCATTGTATTCTTACCAATTCCGTGGGTTGAGTGCCACTGGGCTACCTCAATGGTTATTATCTGACGGGACCATAACCACGGCTTCTGTGCCATCTGCAGATCTTAAAGCAGTTGTGTTTTCTGGAAATATGGATCCAAGCTTGTCAATGGCATTCAACAATGAAGTAACTTATAAAGGCTTAAGTCTAAGTGTATACACGGTGTATTATGGAGGTCACTATCTGCGTGACAATGCCCCGAGATTGTATGCGAGACCTGAATATGCACCATTGTCTAACACGATCCTTAACAGCTGGACGCCAACCAATACCAATACTAACGTTCCTGGTTTTGGCGAATATTACCTGGCCGCAGCAAATGCCAATCCTTTAGTTTATGCTGATGAGTGGGTGCGATCTGCAGACTTCTTTAAGATTCGGAACTTTATTTTGGGTTATCAGTTGCCCGCAGCTGTAGCCAGGAAAATAGGTACTTCAAATATTAAGTTTCGCCTTCAGGTAGATAATCCAAACATTATCTGGTCAAAAGATAAGCTAACCGTTGACCCGGAAACGGGTGGCTTGAGGGTGCCAACCTCGTATATATTAGGTGTTAATGTTAATTTCTAGAAAAATGAAAAGAACCGTATTAATAATGATGGCTATACTTTCTGTGTTGAATTTTTCATCATGTGAGAAGTATACAGACATCCTCACTCCAAAAGGTAAGAATTTGTTGAGTACTGTTGATGAATTGGAATATTTACTGAACTATAATTTTGGCGCATCAAATGCATTTTACCTTCAGAATCTATATTTGATTGACAATGATATTTATCCGAGATTGGGAAATGTTGCCAATACACTATCCGGACCAAAAACGCTGAATTATGCCATGCTGACTTATGACGAAACCGTTGATAGGGCAATGTTGGCTACCTCAGATCCCTCTTACCTTGAAATGTATTCGGTTATCACCAATCGTTTAAATGTTGTCATCCAACTGGTAGAAGGTGCACCCGGAAACCGGGAGAAAGCGACCCGACTTAAGGCAGAGGCCTTAATATTGCGTGCCTATCTTCATTATATCATAGTTAATGAATATGCAAAAGCCTATAATCCTGCTACAGCAGAACAGGACGGAGGAATTGCTTACATGAACAATATTGATTATGAGACAAGCCCTGTAAAGAACACCGTTGCCCAGGTATATGCCAAAATGCTGGAAGATGTAAATGCGGCCCTTTCTTTGGGCGCATTGCCAGATCTGCCACCAAATAGTACTAAGGTGAGTAAAGCATTTGCCTATGCGGTGAAAGCACAGATATTAATTTCTATGCGCGATTACACAGGTGCCTTAGCCGCCGCGGATACATCGCTGGCATTTAAAAATACATTGGAGGATCATCGACCTTTTGTAGCTACTGGAATAGCTGCAAGACCTGCATATACCGCATCAGACAATTTATACTATGCTACAAATAGTCAGAATCTTCCTACCAACATGGTTGCTACAGTAGAAATTCTAAATAATTATTTTGAACCAGGCAACATTATGAGGTATTACACTACGTGTTATAGTTTTACTTCGGGCGGGGTAAATTATAGCCAAACCAATGCACTTCTTTACGGCATTCCGGGTTCCTTGTTGTTTTATAGTGCAGAATATCAACAAAATAATGCAGGTATGACTGTTTCTGATCCGATGTTTATAAAAGCAGAATGTTTGATACGTACAGGTAAAATTACAGAGGGGATGGAGCTCATTAACTATATCAGGCAAAGAAGGATACGTCCGGTTGATTATATTGCACTTACTGCAACTACTGAACCTGCTGCTATGGCACATTTAAAGAAGTTATCCAGAATTGAATTCCTTTATACCTGGAAAAATTTCGTTAATATCAAACGATGGAACACAGAGGCCGCTTATAAAGAAACTATTACCAGAACAATTTCGGGCATCACTTATACATTGAGGCCAGAATCTCCTATATGGATTTTGCCCTTTCCAAAAATGGCGACTGACTATAATTCGAATTTAACCCAGAATTTTTAAGTACATGATATTGAATATGAAAAGGTTATTGATGTTATTGATCATTCTGATGCCCCTTTTGATCTACGCACAGCGTAAAGATTTCAAAATAGAAGGTAAGTTTGCCTCCGATAAAGTTGCAGGCAAGGTTCACTACAACTATAATGAAAGGGGTATCACTGTCAAAGACAGTGCGGTTGTTGCAAACGGTAAATTTAAGCTTACCGGGAAGATATTGGGTGTGCAGCGTGTTTATTTCAGTTTTGTTCCTGCTGGATTTGCCAATGACAAACAGGCTAAACAAGACTACAGGTCTTTATATATTGAACCCGGTGACTTCAAAATCGTTGCTGATGAATCTTTATCAGGGGCCAAGATTGTTGGATCGGCCATTAATGAGGAATATGAAAAGTACACGGCCCCATTGAATGCCTTGACCCGGGAAAGAAAGCCTGTTTGGGACGAATATATTAAAATCAAAGCAGCAGATCGGAAGATCTTGCCCCGGGCAGGTGAATTGAAAGCTAAGATTGACGAAACTACCCGGAAGCGCGAGACCTTACTAAAGGAATATGTAATAACTCATCCTAAATCTTATTTTAGTATAGAAGCCATAATTGAATTAATGGGTCCATACGTAGTGGTTGAAAGGGTGGAGAAACTTTGGGAGGGTTTGGATCCGGATTTAAAAAGCAGCTACAATGGGAAAATTATAAATTCTGCGATATTGGGCTCAAAGGCTACTGATGTAGGCTCAAAAGCCCCGGCCTTTTCTCAGCCGGATACTTCCGGGAAAATCGTAAACCTGAAAGATATTAAAGGTAAATATGTATTTGTAGATTTCTGGGCTTCCTGGTGCCATCCATGTCGTGCCGAGAATCCTAATGTATTGAAGGCTTATAATGTTTATAAGAATAAGAACTTCACTGTTGTGGGTGTATCTATTGATTTTGAAAAGGATCATGCCAAATGGATAAATGCGATACATGAAGATGGGATGCCATGGACACAATTGCTATCGCCAGCCAATATAGATGGCGGTGCAATGAAAGCATACGGCATCCGCGCAATACCAGCTAATGTGCTTATAGATCCGAACGGTATTATAGTTGCTAAAAACTTACATGGACCGGAACTACAGGAAAAACTTGCTGAAATCCTACAATAATATAAACTGTAACTCTGAAGGCCGACTAACAAGTCGGCCTTTTTATTACCCTTTCCCATCTTCATGTGGTTTATAATTATGCGGGGATTTTTTGCAGCCATAAGAAAGGATTGTGCATTTGGCTCTTTAAAATCCCCTCAGGTGTGAAGGTAGGTTGTACAAGTACTTTTTTATTGTCTTTATTTAAAATATTTGCAGATATTGGCTGCTGTTAACTGCAGGAGTTAAAAATGGAGAAGAGTCAGATTGAGCAGCAATGGTTGGAATTATTCCGTAAGGGAGATGATACTGCACTCTCTTATTTCTTCAAACTGCATTACAAAGCACTCGTTTATTTCGTGGAAGGCCTGATTCAGGACCAGCTGGAAGCAGAGGATGTAGTTGCAGATTGCTTTGTGAAAACCTGGGAGCGGCGGGAAGATTTTGAAACCGTTGCCAATATCAAAGCATTTTTATACATCAGTTGTCGCAATGCCAGTCTAAATTATCTAAAGCACTTAAAAGTGAAGACTGCTGCCCAGCAAAAGTATTTTAAGGAACTAGAGGAGGGTGAAGAAAACATTCTGGCAAAAATTATAGAAACAGAAGTGTTGGTGATCCTGAACCAGGAAATAGAGCATCTGCCAGAAAATTATCGTCACGTATTCCGTTTACTTTACTTTGAACAGCTAAAAACAGATGAAATTGCTGCTCAACTTGGCCTTACTGTACAAACAGTACGGAATTATAAAGCACGAGCAATAGACTTATTGAAGGCTTCTATGCTTAAAAAAGGAATTTCTGAGGTGATGATGCTTGCTTTTTTGACGCTTCTAGGAAAAAAGTAAAAAATATTTTAGTTTTTATGGGTTGTTTTGGTACCTCTTGTTGTTTTTATAATAAACAGGGAAAAAAACATCAACAAATAGATTGAAATCTAAATTATGCTTGAGAAAGAATTTCATATAGCCGAACTTATAGCCAAACATATGCAGGGCGAATTGAACGCCGCTGAGCAGCAGGAACTGAATACCTGGCTTCAGGATTCACCTGTGAACCTCTTGGGCTTTGAGCACTTTTCTAATGCTGAAGAAGTGCAGGAACGTTTGCGTAAACTAAGGTCTGCAGATGAAAATGCTGGATGGAATAAAACGCTGAGTAAAATAGAGAATGGTGTAAACGAGGAAAAGCAAAATATAAAACCACTTTATAAAAACTGGTATAAGTTTGCCGCGGCAGCAATTTTACTGTTGAGCTTAAGTGCAGGAGCCTGGTTTTATTTTGCGGATAATCATAAAATGCCTGAATACGCAAACGATGTGGCACCAGGAAGAAACAGTGCCACTTTAACCCTGGCAGATGGAAGGAAGATTGTTTTATCTAATGCTGTAAAAGGAAAACTGGCTGAGCAGTCTGGTGTAAACATTTCAAAAGATGCCGAAGGTAAACTTGTTTATCATGTGGTACCAAAGGTTACCAGGAATGCCGATCAAACTTCCTTTAATACGCTGTCTACTGCCAATGGTGAACAATACCAGGTGATATTGCCTGATTCTACTAAAGTTTGGTTAAATGCGGCTACGGCTATTAAATTTCCGGCAAGCTTTGCTGGTTTAAAAACCAGGACCATTGAGTTGGTAGGTGAAGCGTACTTTGAGGTTAAGAAGGATAAACAGCATCCTTTTATCGTTAAAGCCGGTACACAGCAGGTAAAAGTGTTGGGAACCCACTTTAATATAAACAGTTATGCAGAAGAAAAAATTACAGCGACAACTTTGATCGAAGGTAGTGTTCAGGTGTCGTCATCCAAAAAAAGCCCTGCTGCGAACATACCAAATGATGTGGTACTAAAACCAGGTGAACAAGCACTGAGCAGCAATA
Proteins encoded:
- a CDS encoding SusC/RagA family TonB-linked outer membrane protein, whose amino-acid sequence is MYKIYTNRRGMPWGYVHKLLLIMRLTTVFLIATMMQVSAGTYAQKITLHKKNVPLSQVINDIREQSGYDFFYSNKLLNNAKLVSIDVKDASLAVVLEICFRNQPLSYSVENKGVMLKEKTPSLIDRVAGLLNAMDIRGVIRDAQGNPMAGASVVIKGKNQMVKTNEKGEFFIKNAGPNDILMVTFIGFITQEVLVKDGSVMDIVLKEQVASLGEVSVSTGYQDIKSAKMTGAVVTIGSEELEKRNVTNLLSNLEGKVPGLVYYNGATTIRGIGTMISSQSVLVVVDGFPIEGSVADINPYDVESVNVLKDAAAAAIYGARASNGVIVVTTKKAKVKGKTTVDFSTNYSYFEKPDYTNNNYMTPAEQVDVESKFADYFFRANTLATFEANIESGLSITPVQYAYYQFKKGLITNAQLQAQLDALKGNDFAKEYKDNALSNRQIQQYNFAVRTRGEKSQYSLVLNYKGDNSGIINAYDRQLNIFLKGSYNLAKWIDIEYGVNTVMGKVRSHNNTNATNPFNVPAYYSLFDATGARSRYSLSDFNIYSSNNAVFESTANMYSVKFNHLDELERDYNNTSSRNSRYYVSLNIKPLKGLSLKPQFQYEDNFTETLGYSEKESYTMRHLQNTFSRRITTGAGGFTNLLPVGGKLETSRTNSPSYTARFQGNYDREFGRHAISIMGGTEFRQTRAERKASALFGYVDQLQSQSSTSLVYETLRAVTSTFWSTGVFPNVYYGSEINRFATSDVIHRWASGYANITYTLDGKYNAFGSFRKDYVDIYGGADKFRGRPLWSAGLSWIASEEDFIKNIKAISYLKLRTSYGVTGNVNPEYTARLTGTIAGSNTFTREPIANILIPPNGLLRWEQTATSNVGLDFALFDQRLRGNFDIYGKKGTDLFARKRLDATLGFANLVINNGDMLNNGVELGLNYDWFKAGKDSQIGWVSSIVISKNKNRITSVDEIVTNPAVLAGSGTFTMGNPVNSLYSYQFRGLSATGLPQWLLSDGTITTASVPSADLKAVVFSGNMDPSLSMAFNNEVTYKGLSLSVYTVYYGGHYLRDNAPRLYARPEYAPLSNTILNSWTPTNTNTNVPGFGEYYLAAANANPLVYADEWVRSADFFKIRNFILGYQLPAAVARKIGTSNIKFRLQVDNPNIIWSKDKLTVDPETGGLRVPTSYILGVNVNF
- a CDS encoding RagB/SusD family nutrient uptake outer membrane protein, producing MKRTVLIMMAILSVLNFSSCEKYTDILTPKGKNLLSTVDELEYLLNYNFGASNAFYLQNLYLIDNDIYPRLGNVANTLSGPKTLNYAMLTYDETVDRAMLATSDPSYLEMYSVITNRLNVVIQLVEGAPGNREKATRLKAEALILRAYLHYIIVNEYAKAYNPATAEQDGGIAYMNNIDYETSPVKNTVAQVYAKMLEDVNAALSLGALPDLPPNSTKVSKAFAYAVKAQILISMRDYTGALAAADTSLAFKNTLEDHRPFVATGIAARPAYTASDNLYYATNSQNLPTNMVATVEILNNYFEPGNIMRYYTTCYSFTSGGVNYSQTNALLYGIPGSLLFYSAEYQQNNAGMTVSDPMFIKAECLIRTGKITEGMELINYIRQRRIRPVDYIALTATTEPAAMAHLKKLSRIEFLYTWKNFVNIKRWNTEAAYKETITRTISGITYTLRPESPIWILPFPKMATDYNSNLTQNF
- a CDS encoding TlpA disulfide reductase family protein, which codes for MLLIILMPLLIYAQRKDFKIEGKFASDKVAGKVHYNYNERGITVKDSAVVANGKFKLTGKILGVQRVYFSFVPAGFANDKQAKQDYRSLYIEPGDFKIVADESLSGAKIVGSAINEEYEKYTAPLNALTRERKPVWDEYIKIKAADRKILPRAGELKAKIDETTRKRETLLKEYVITHPKSYFSIEAIIELMGPYVVVERVEKLWEGLDPDLKSSYNGKIINSAILGSKATDVGSKAPAFSQPDTSGKIVNLKDIKGKYVFVDFWASWCHPCRAENPNVLKAYNVYKNKNFTVVGVSIDFEKDHAKWINAIHEDGMPWTQLLSPANIDGGAMKAYGIRAIPANVLIDPNGIIVAKNLHGPELQEKLAEILQ
- a CDS encoding RNA polymerase sigma-70 factor is translated as MEKSQIEQQWLELFRKGDDTALSYFFKLHYKALVYFVEGLIQDQLEAEDVVADCFVKTWERREDFETVANIKAFLYISCRNASLNYLKHLKVKTAAQQKYFKELEEGEENILAKIIETEVLVILNQEIEHLPENYRHVFRLLYFEQLKTDEIAAQLGLTVQTVRNYKARAIDLLKASMLKKGISEVMMLAFLTLLGKK
- a CDS encoding FecR family protein produces the protein MLEKEFHIAELIAKHMQGELNAAEQQELNTWLQDSPVNLLGFEHFSNAEEVQERLRKLRSADENAGWNKTLSKIENGVNEEKQNIKPLYKNWYKFAAAAILLLSLSAGAWFYFADNHKMPEYANDVAPGRNSATLTLADGRKIVLSNAVKGKLAEQSGVNISKDAEGKLVYHVVPKVTRNADQTSFNTLSTANGEQYQVILPDSTKVWLNAATAIKFPASFAGLKTRTIELVGEAYFEVKKDKQHPFIVKAGTQQVKVLGTHFNINSYAEEKITATTLIEGSVQVSSSKKSPAANIPNDVVLKPGEQALSSNTALTVSQANMENALDWHRGDFAFNDDDFRATMRKIARWYDVDVVFEPSAPEVLLPGGWVSRSKHISAVLTIMELTGKVHFKVEGRRITVTK